The stretch of DNA TTGACCCGAAAGCACTGCGAGCCGTTTTAGCCGATTTTCAAAATGGCGATCTTGCTAATATTCGTCGAGCTTTAGGATACACCACGCTCTTTCAACCTAAGAAATCAGTGACACGGGCGGAAGCTGCTGCAACCCTTTGGTACTTCGGCTTCCAGGGGGAGGGATTATCGGCTTTAGAGTTGCTGCAAAATCAGTCGAGAGTGACGGCATCTCCTAGCCCTGTGGGTCCCTAAGGAACGGTTGGTTATTTGAACAGCATGACCAGAGAGCGGCCACCTGAATAAAATTCTCGTAAGATAAATCTCCGTAAAACTCCTTCGGTTGATCCCCAGAATTGCCTAGAATGAGGCCAGAGCCCTATTAGGAGAGGCATTTGCTCAAATATGCCCAAAACTGTTGCGGATGTCATGAGTCGCAATCCCATTACCGTTAAGCCTGAAACCCCCCTTCAGGAAGTGGTTCAGATTTTGGCAACCCGACGAATCAGCGGTCTTCCAGTCGTCGATCAGTCTGACAAATTGATTGGGGTTGTCTCGGAAACCGACTTGATGTGGCAGGAAACTGGAGCCACGCCCCCAGCCTACATCATGATCCTAGATAGCGTAATTTATCTAGAAAACCCAGCCCGTTATGAGCGGGATTTGCATAAAGCATTGGGGCAAACCGTTGGAGAAGTGATGAGCCGCGATCCGGTGACAACTAGCCCTGATCAGCTATTGCAAGACGCAGCCCGTTTAATGCATGAGCGGAGTATCCATCGCTTACCCGTTTTAGATCCCAATGGCCATGTAGTTGGTGTCTTGACACGGGGTGACATTGTCCGAGCGATGGCTGCTCAGGCGGATTAACAAAACCGATTGAAAAACATTGGCTGCTCAGACATTTAGTGTTGAGATTGCCATTTCCATACCAAAAGTGAGATTAATCGACATGACTGTTACTCCTGAATCTGTGCAAGCCTTACTGCACTCAGAGGACTTCGGCGATCGCCTACGAGGAGTGAATCAACTCCGCCAATTAGAGCCTGCTACCGCCTTTCCGCTTATTCAAACCGCAGTAGCGGATAGTAGTGCCAGAGTGCGTTACGCCGCTGTCAGCCAGCTTTCTTCTTTAGGAAATCACGACTTAGCTCAAACAGCCACAATTTTGCGCGATCGCCTACACAATGACCCCGAACCTGACGTGCAGGCTGCTGCTGCCGACTCTTTAGGAGCTTTGAAATTACAGGATGCTCTGGGAGACTTGCAGGAACTTTATCAAAAGACCCCGGAATGGTTAGTACAGTTCAGTATTATCGCGGCCCTCGGAGAACTCGGTGATCCCCGTGCTTTCGGTCTTTTGGAGACAGCCCTGACTTCTGGTAACGACTTGGTAGAAATGGCTGCAATCGGCTCCTTAGGAGAACTGGGTGATCCTCGGGCAATTCCTTTGTTAGTGTCCTATGCGTCTCATCCTGATTGGCAAGTGCGTCATCGCTTGGTACAAGCCTTAGGTCGGCTAGGTGGTACGGAAGCCAATTCAGCATTAGCAACTTTGGCTCAGGATGAGGTGCCTCAGGTAGCTCAGGATGCTCAAGAAGCCTTGCAATCCGCCTGAAGTCATAAATTTTCTGCAAAGCTGGCATGTCTTTTCCCTAAAGGCTAGCTCTTAGGGAATAATTCTTGGACTTGACGAGTCAATAATGATGGGAGGTTGTCGATCGCAGCCCCAGATAGGATTTTAGAAAAACAGTATTTAGCTAGACCCACCCCTTAGATACAGGGTGGGTTTTATTATGACTCTAAAAATTACTAGAGAACTTACGTATTTACACTTAGAAAATTTTGGCGTAAGGACTGACCCAAACGACCAAATAATAACAGCACTGATTAAAGCCTCAGCAACTCAACACCTTTTAGATTAAAGAATACGTGAAGATTGGCGTCCCACGGTGGTACTTCCCACTAGCCGTGTATAGAGTAGATACGGCAGGGTTAAGCACAAGACAGTTCCATTTAGGTAGGTAGCAGTTTTAACACTTGGTTTTCAATAGCTGATTAAGTTGAAACTTTGGTGTAATTCCTAGTCTGAATTACGCGATCGCTACAGCAACCTAGCTGGACAGATATGAGTTCTACACCAGTTGTATTGCTCAGCTCTCAGTTCAGCTCTAGGCCGTTCCGCTCCCTGGATCTACCGCCCCAACAGATGCACATATGTATGCCTACGTATGGGGTTCCCTAAGCCTGACTTCATGAGTCCAGCTTGCCCATCTACGCTCTCACGAGTTCCAAAGACAGTAGTTGTCTTTTTATTTAAAGCAGCCCTCGCCAACGTCACGCATTACTTACGGAGACTTGACATGAATTTTCGCAAATCTTTAGTAGCAGCTGCTGTAACTGCCTCTACGGTAACTATTGCTGCCTCATCTGCACCTGCTCAGGCATTCTCATTTACTACTCAATTCACTGGTACCCCACCCACTAAGGACATCATCCTCACGTCAGTTAAGTTCAATGGCCAAAAAGTTACTGATTTTAGCTTGGTAAGCAGAGCTCAAATTCTACAGAACGATCCATACACACGAGGTAACTCTGGCGCAGCGAGTTCAGACATTGGTGACAAGGCTAGTGGCACTAAGCAAGAAAGCGCTACCAACGATAGTATTGTTGCAAGTTTAGGTAACCTCAACCTCAACAATATTATTGATACAGAAGACAAAGGTTCTTTCAAAATCAACCTCTTTTTTGAAAAAGCAGTTGATACTCTGTTCCTGTGGGAGCGTGGTATGAACAGCAAGCTCGGACTTCAAGCTATTAATTCTGCCGGTACTTTGATTGGCAATTTCCTCGAGGTTGATTCTTCTAC from Trichocoleus desertorum ATA4-8-CV12 encodes:
- a CDS encoding PEP-CTERM sorting domain-containing protein, which produces MNFRKSLVAAAVTASTVTIAASSAPAQAFSFTTQFTGTPPTKDIILTSVKFNGQKVTDFSLVSRAQILQNDPYTRGNSGAASSDIGDKASGTKQESATNDSIVASLGNLNLNNIIDTEDKGSFKINLFFEKAVDTLFLWERGMNSKLGLQAINSAGTLIGNFLEVDSSTFVNASYSIDTKEIGEAQNVGSLGLNLSDLGVGTSAIAGVQLVSKSSYNGPDFKIVGATVPEPSTMAGLGLAAGAFLTTRRRKAGRAS
- a CDS encoding HEAT repeat domain-containing protein yields the protein MTVTPESVQALLHSEDFGDRLRGVNQLRQLEPATAFPLIQTAVADSSARVRYAAVSQLSSLGNHDLAQTATILRDRLHNDPEPDVQAAAADSLGALKLQDALGDLQELYQKTPEWLVQFSIIAALGELGDPRAFGLLETALTSGNDLVEMAAIGSLGELGDPRAIPLLVSYASHPDWQVRHRLVQALGRLGGTEANSALATLAQDEVPQVAQDAQEALQSA
- a CDS encoding CBS domain-containing protein → MPKTVADVMSRNPITVKPETPLQEVVQILATRRISGLPVVDQSDKLIGVVSETDLMWQETGATPPAYIMILDSVIYLENPARYERDLHKALGQTVGEVMSRDPVTTSPDQLLQDAARLMHERSIHRLPVLDPNGHVVGVLTRGDIVRAMAAQAD